aaaaaagtgctcaggtgtctctgtatagctcttttttaatggactgttttaggggtgtgtccaaaatgaccggattccagctttgctcatgaatattcatacatgcaaacagcatgcaaatatctctcctctgattggctaggagcactgcgacgcccctccaccgctctgccgctcactgcctcccacctcctaactgatgagcggtgatgttgcgtcgcttcagctccgcctctgggagtttctcgagccaaggtgggctggtctgtgagtttctgcctacgtaggcagaaagataattcaaaattcacccgtttttcggaggggggaggggggatttctttgcttagctcctgcagacaatgggggctgcaaaacagtttaaagtgcaggtgtacacattcaactcggagagacctactgtattccacaaaaaacaagaaaaatcggattttcgcggaaggtgagctttaacaatTGAAGGTTGTATAAGAAGAAGAAGTCCACTAGATTGTGTAGGACACATTTTTGATTGGGAACCTCTGCTCTAGAGGTCATAGTGTGAAACAGCACTACACTACACGTGGCAATCCTCAGTGACATTAAGTCAGTAACAACCAGAGACACATGGCAGGGATCAACTGGCACACATGAGACCCGCTGTGAAACAGTATCCAGAAGGTACCCTTTGAGATGTAATCTGTCGTAGTTGTCTCCACTGTCCGGTGGGAAAAGTGCAGCTTTCAGGAAGTATCAATGTAGACAGTTACACAACAGGGGTATAGCTTTAGCATGTCTGTGGCCTTTTACAGCCTGGAGAAGGATGGGTCTTCCCTAGCTTATTGCTGCTGTAAGCTGCTTCAAGACCTTAGCTAAAAAGCgttaaataaatgagaaatggccctGTTGATGTCTAGATTGATTGATTTTGCTCTAGTCCCAatctaataatttaatattgagaATCCAATTCTGAATCCAAtctgatttttgtgtttctgAACATAATAGAGTAATTGTCCTAACTGTCCAGGCAAGGTTTCCTATTAATTTTTTGAGAGCATTGCTatggggatttgattgcattcaacaatATGAGCAATAGTGAGATCAGGAAGTTTGATGATCACCATTTAACTTAATTCCTAGCTCTACAAATCAACAtcacaaaagtattggatgaagctccATAATTTCATAGAACGcagttccattgctccacagctcaattctaGGGGGCTGTATACCCTACAAGCCCATATCTGCCACCCTATACTATTTACATTCCTTCTCTACAAAGATCTGgatgttagcattagcagtgAGTGACTGACCATTTGTTCCTTTCCTCTGTCCTGCAGTGACTATAACTGTGCCTCATGTGGCCACAGTAAGCGAAGGGAATCTATTGAACACCTACAGAGCAGTGCAGTTTCATTTccactggggagaaaatggcGGCCCCGGCTCCGAACACACTGTTGATGGAGAGCAGTATCCCATGGAGGTATAACTAACCAAAAAAAACGTTATTtgtatttaactaagtaaataatgtggagttgatgctgcagttggtctgcaggtctaggttcagcaacagtatgtgctgaaagaatgaggtcagctgactacctgaatatactgaatatagaccagattattttCCTCCCCGATGGCACAGGTACATTCCAAAATGACAAtgtggaattgtgaaagagtgattcagggagcatgagatcatcattttcacacatggattgacagttcaccacagagtcaagatcttaacctcattgagaatctttgggatgtgctggagaagactttgtgcagtggtcagactctaccatcatcaatgctgctgcaagatcttggtgaaaaattaacgtaacactggattgaaataaatcttgtgtcattgcagaagcttattgaaacaatgccacagtaaatatgtgctgcaatcaaagctaaaggggctccaactaaatattagagtgtgtgaccttttttttggtggccaCTTTTTtggttggccaggcagtgtagtatAAAACACACcaatgtttataaaatataagaaaatgatCATTATTTTTATTCGATCAGAATAGTACTTTCATTCACATTTGAAAAGAATCAAGCTTAATTTATGAATTTGGTATTTTCCAGATTCAAGGCTTTGTTTTGACTGTGAATTAATGCTGCTGGATAGTGTCTGCTTTTTTTCATTAATGCTAAAATCCTTTCTCTGTTATCAGATGCATATTGTGCATATGAGACAGGATTTCAAGACTCTGGATGCAGCACTGGGAGACCCAACTGGAGTAGCAGTGCTGGGATTCTTCTATGAGGTACCACTGCTCGGTTTTATTTTCACTGTGAGAGAATAAGGAGAtcagactaatatatatatacataactcTATAACTATGTTAAATCATCAGCAGTCATTTTAACAAGCTCACATAATGCTAATCAATCCATTATTTGAGACAGTTTATTTTGCCCCAGGAATATAgtaataatttaaagtaattgaTTTGTTATTTCTGCTGGCAGGAATCAGCCAGTTCAAACCGAAAGTATGATGGATTCATAGAAGCTCTAAAAAATGTGGTCGAATCAggtgagtaaaaaaaatacaaacagcattATTACTGCCCCAGAAGTGTTATACCAGTAATAGTCAATGATAATAAGTCTTAATAATTATTGCTGTATTAAAAAAGGttcaatatttgtttttctaGGTTCAAACACGACCATTGATGGTATCTCCCTCAGCAACCTCATACCCTCTGAGGGAAACATGACCAATTACTACCGTTACAGTGGCTCTCTGACCACCCCTTCCTGCACTGAGGCAGTAGTATGGACTGTGTTTGAAAATCCCATCCCACTCAGCCAT
This genomic interval from Astyanax mexicanus isolate ESR-SI-001 chromosome 1, AstMex3_surface, whole genome shotgun sequence contains the following:
- the ca4a gene encoding carbonic anhydrase 4a, which gives rise to MQALISSVLLLASILKICTSSESNWCYQTQVCDSGCKGPDVWHEVNDECSKSRQSPINIVTKKTKLNHLLTPLKFTGYQEVFRSTLKNNGHSVTITVPHVATVSEGNLLNTYRAVQFHFHWGENGGPGSEHTVDGEQYPMEMHIVHMRQDFKTLDAALGDPTGVAVLGFFYEESASSNRKYDGFIEALKNVVESGSNTTIDGISLSNLIPSEGNMTNYYRYSGSLTTPSCTEAVVWTVFENPIPLSHDQLSAFSKLKFHGGKSMVKTFRPVQPRKGRVVYRSGSSVLLASFTLLLLCVTSALGLSQFN